Proteins encoded together in one Microbacterium oxydans window:
- a CDS encoding VOC family protein has product MSGLIPYLLFPGNAAEALRHYQAVFGGDLQLLDYATAGRHDGPGDAVAHGQLSGLVELAGADAGADDDAVQMGGMFLSLLGTADALTLTGWFDGLAAGGRVLDALQQRPWGDFDGTLVDRYGIRWLIGFHPED; this is encoded by the coding sequence ATGAGCGGACTGATCCCGTACCTGCTGTTCCCCGGCAACGCCGCAGAGGCGCTGCGCCACTACCAGGCCGTGTTCGGCGGTGACCTGCAGCTGCTCGACTACGCCACCGCCGGCCGACACGACGGTCCCGGCGATGCCGTCGCGCACGGGCAGCTGAGCGGACTCGTCGAGCTCGCGGGAGCGGATGCCGGTGCCGATGACGACGCCGTGCAGATGGGCGGCATGTTCCTCTCCCTGCTCGGCACGGCCGACGCCCTCACCCTCACCGGCTGGTTCGATGGGCTCGCCGCCGGCGGCCGGGTACTCGACGCGCTGCAGCAGCGACCCTGGGGAGACTTCGACGGCACGCTCGTCGACCGCTACGGCATCCGCTGGCTGATCGGCTTCCACCCTGAGGACTGA
- a CDS encoding UDP-N-acetylmuramate dehydrogenase, whose translation MREIESIRLAELTTLRTGAAPERMFEATTTEGLVEALRETWGRGDEWFVLGGGSNLFVGDEPFEGTVIRVRTEGIEELPSPHAGRIRLRAQAGHGWDDLVAHAVAHGYAGLEAMSGIPGTVGAAPVQNIGAYGQEIQETLVEVELIDESTGEISTVPAAELGLGFRTSVLKHHHGSVPLRRAVILSVTVDLLVAGERVVRGEQLRRALGLTDDTPVPLGWVRERILATRASKGMLLDADDPDTHGVGSFFQNAIVTAAVARALPPECPRWPVAPDLDAVTVIPLASYDGQVPPSKPSVVSDVKVSAAWLIEQAGIRKGFKLPRSRASVSTKHALALTNRGGATAGEVAELARFIQSRVHAEFGLVLQPEPVLVGVDL comes from the coding sequence ATGCGGGAGATCGAGTCGATCCGGCTCGCGGAGCTGACCACCCTCCGCACGGGCGCGGCACCGGAGCGGATGTTCGAGGCGACGACGACCGAGGGGCTGGTCGAAGCCCTGCGGGAGACGTGGGGGCGCGGCGACGAGTGGTTCGTCCTCGGCGGCGGCTCCAATCTCTTCGTCGGCGACGAGCCCTTCGAGGGCACGGTCATCCGGGTGCGCACCGAGGGCATCGAGGAGCTTCCCTCCCCACATGCCGGTCGCATCCGTCTGCGCGCGCAGGCCGGACACGGCTGGGACGACCTGGTCGCCCACGCCGTCGCCCACGGTTACGCGGGGCTCGAGGCCATGAGCGGCATCCCCGGCACCGTCGGCGCGGCCCCCGTACAGAACATCGGCGCGTACGGGCAGGAGATCCAGGAGACGCTGGTCGAGGTCGAGCTCATCGACGAGTCAACCGGCGAGATCTCGACCGTTCCCGCTGCCGAGCTCGGACTCGGCTTCCGCACCTCCGTCCTCAAGCACCACCACGGGAGCGTGCCCCTGCGTCGGGCCGTGATCCTCTCGGTGACGGTCGACCTCCTGGTCGCGGGCGAGCGCGTGGTGCGCGGCGAGCAGCTGCGTCGTGCCCTGGGCCTGACCGATGACACCCCGGTTCCCCTGGGCTGGGTGCGCGAGCGCATCCTCGCGACCCGGGCGTCGAAGGGGATGCTGCTCGATGCGGACGACCCCGACACGCACGGCGTCGGCTCCTTCTTCCAGAACGCGATCGTGACGGCCGCGGTGGCCAGGGCCCTGCCCCCGGAGTGCCCGCGCTGGCCCGTCGCCCCCGACCTCGATGCGGTGACCGTGATCCCGCTCGCGTCCTACGACGGGCAGGTGCCGCCGTCGAAGCCCTCCGTCGTGTCCGACGTGAAGGTGAGTGCGGCCTGGCTGATCGAGCAGGCAGGCATCCGCAAGGGGTTCAAGCTTCCGCGCTCGCGCGCCTCGGTCTCGACGAAGCACGCGCTCGCGCTGACCAACCGCGGCGGCGCCACGGCCGGTGAGGTCGCCGAACTGGCCCGGTTCATCCAGAGCCGCGTGCACGCCGAGTTCGGTCTCGTGCTGCAGCCGGAGCCGGTCCTCGTCGGCGTCGACCTCTAG
- a CDS encoding MaoC/PaaZ C-terminal domain-containing protein, whose amino-acid sequence MGYTVGDVLAERTVHLTRESLVRYAGASGDFNPIHYRDEVAASVGLPGVLAHGMLTMGIASSVVVAALDPATRILDYGVRFTKPVVVDPVDGADIHVVATVGAVDDEVARVDLKVTFGETTVLVKAQLRVAVR is encoded by the coding sequence ATGGGCTACACCGTCGGAGACGTCCTCGCCGAGCGCACCGTGCACCTGACCCGTGAGTCGCTGGTGCGCTACGCCGGGGCTTCCGGAGACTTCAACCCGATCCATTACCGCGATGAAGTCGCGGCCTCCGTCGGGCTCCCCGGTGTGCTCGCGCACGGCATGCTCACGATGGGCATCGCCTCGTCGGTCGTCGTCGCGGCGCTGGACCCCGCCACGCGGATCCTCGACTACGGCGTGCGCTTCACGAAGCCGGTCGTCGTCGACCCGGTCGACGGTGCGGACATCCACGTCGTCGCCACGGTGGGCGCGGTCGATGACGAGGTCGCGCGCGTCGACCTCAAGGTCACGTTCGGCGAGACCACCGTGCTCGTCAAGGCGCAGCTGCGCGTCGCCGTCCGATGA
- a CDS encoding FAS1-like dehydratase domain-containing protein: MAVNQDLVGREFPPTAPYLVGREKVREFARAVFADAPQHTDVKAARAAGFNDVVAPPTFAMVIQDLTLQQLLAQEDSGIVLARTIHAEQRFTYTRPIVAGDELTAQLRVTGIRMMGGNAMITSEAEITDPAGAHVVTATSVLLVGAESTDEGEAA, from the coding sequence GTGGCAGTGAACCAAGATCTGGTCGGCCGGGAATTCCCGCCGACGGCCCCGTACCTCGTCGGCCGCGAGAAGGTGCGCGAGTTCGCTCGCGCCGTCTTCGCCGACGCTCCGCAGCACACCGACGTCAAGGCGGCCCGCGCGGCAGGCTTCAACGACGTCGTCGCCCCGCCCACGTTCGCGATGGTGATCCAGGACCTCACGCTGCAGCAGCTGCTGGCGCAGGAGGACTCCGGCATCGTGCTCGCCCGCACGATCCACGCCGAGCAGCGCTTCACCTACACGCGCCCGATCGTCGCCGGCGACGAGCTCACCGCGCAGCTGCGGGTCACCGGCATCCGGATGATGGGCGGAAACGCCATGATCACCAGCGAGGCCGAGATCACCGACCCCGCGGGCGCCCACGTCGTCACCGCGACCAGCGTGCTGCTCGTCGGCGCCGAGAGCACGGATGAAGGGGAGGCCGCCTGA
- a CDS encoding sulfite exporter TauE/SafE family protein, producing MTDVQAPARGPRAYTAFIGIGLLAGLLSGLFGVGGGTVIVPLLVLLLHFDQRLAAGTSLAAIVPTASVGVISYATTGSVAWIPAIILAAGAVVGAQIGTRLLPRISQTALRWGFVGFLVVVIVSLFLVIPSRDAAFELTWLTGIALVGVGIGTGILAGLIGVGGGVIVVPVLMLAFGTSDLVAKGTSLLMMIPTAISGTIGNVRNRNVDLLAAALIGVSACTTTALGAWLATIVDPTLGNMLFAAYLVVIAVQMAIKAIRGRKRG from the coding sequence GTGACTGACGTACAGGCCCCCGCACGAGGGCCTCGTGCCTACACCGCGTTCATCGGCATCGGCCTCCTCGCCGGTCTCCTCTCCGGCCTCTTCGGCGTCGGCGGCGGCACGGTCATCGTCCCCCTCCTGGTGCTGCTGCTGCACTTCGACCAGCGCCTCGCCGCCGGAACCTCGCTGGCAGCGATCGTGCCCACGGCCAGCGTCGGCGTCATCTCGTACGCCACGACCGGGTCGGTGGCGTGGATCCCCGCGATCATCCTCGCGGCCGGGGCCGTGGTCGGTGCGCAGATCGGCACGCGCCTGCTGCCGCGCATCTCGCAGACGGCTCTGCGCTGGGGCTTCGTCGGCTTCCTCGTGGTCGTGATCGTCAGTCTCTTCCTGGTCATCCCCTCGCGTGACGCCGCGTTCGAGCTCACCTGGCTGACCGGCATCGCCCTGGTCGGCGTCGGCATCGGCACCGGCATCCTGGCCGGGCTCATCGGCGTCGGCGGCGGGGTGATCGTCGTGCCCGTGCTGATGCTGGCCTTCGGCACGAGCGACCTGGTCGCCAAGGGCACCTCGCTCCTCATGATGATCCCGACCGCGATCTCCGGGACGATCGGCAACGTCCGCAACCGCAACGTCGACCTCCTCGCCGCCGCGCTCATCGGCGTCTCCGCCTGTACGACCACGGCCCTCGGCGCGTGGCTCGCGACCATCGTCGACCCGACGCTGGGGAACATGCTGTTCGCGGCATACCTCGTCGTGATCGCGGTGCAGATGGCGATCAAGGCGATCAGGGGTCGCAAGCGCGGCTGA
- a CDS encoding tripartite tricarboxylate transporter permease, translating to MDSWTLLLEGFATALQPQYLAFAFLGVFVGTAVGVLPGIGPAMTVALLLPLTYTLDPAAALITFAGIYYGGMYGGSTTSILLNTPGESASIVTAIEGNKMARMGRGAAALATAAIGSFIAGTLATLGLTLLAPLLAQFAVNLGPADYVALIVIAFITVGALIGSSISRGMLSLGVGLFLGLVGTDWLSGQQRYTLGLPALSDGVDIVLVAVGLFAVGETFYIAARLRHGGVDVIPVTRGWRSWMTKADWRRSWKPWLRGTAIGFPIGTIPAGGADVATFLSYATERKLSKHREEFGRGAIEGVAGPESANNAAAAGVLVPLLTLGLPTTATAAIILTAFQSYGIQPGPLLFESQSNLVWALIASLYIGNVILIVLNLPLVGMWVKLLQIPRPYLYAGILLFAVFGAYALHSSPSDIVILLIVGILGYFMRRYGYPVAPLVVGMILGPMAEEQLRKALQLSQGDLSTLVMQPFAAIAYGVLALLIVGGLWLRRRQRRYEQALTESIAVPIKADSEV from the coding sequence ATGGACAGTTGGACCCTGCTCCTGGAGGGGTTCGCGACCGCGCTGCAGCCGCAGTACCTCGCCTTCGCCTTCCTCGGCGTCTTCGTCGGCACCGCGGTCGGCGTGCTGCCGGGCATCGGCCCGGCGATGACGGTGGCGCTCCTGCTTCCGCTCACCTACACGCTCGATCCCGCCGCCGCGCTGATCACCTTCGCCGGGATCTACTACGGCGGCATGTACGGCGGCTCGACGACGAGCATCCTCCTGAACACACCGGGGGAGTCGGCCTCGATCGTCACGGCGATCGAGGGCAACAAGATGGCCAGGATGGGGCGGGGCGCTGCCGCACTCGCCACCGCGGCCATCGGATCGTTCATCGCCGGCACCCTGGCCACGCTGGGGCTGACGCTGCTGGCACCGCTGCTCGCGCAGTTCGCGGTGAACCTCGGTCCCGCCGACTACGTCGCCCTCATCGTGATCGCGTTCATCACGGTCGGCGCGCTGATCGGCAGCTCGATCTCGCGGGGCATGCTCTCCCTCGGGGTCGGGCTGTTCCTCGGGCTCGTGGGCACCGACTGGCTCTCGGGACAGCAGCGGTACACGCTCGGACTGCCCGCGCTGTCCGACGGCGTGGACATCGTCCTGGTCGCCGTCGGCCTGTTCGCGGTGGGGGAGACCTTCTACATCGCCGCGCGCCTGCGCCACGGCGGCGTGGACGTCATCCCGGTCACACGCGGCTGGCGCTCCTGGATGACGAAGGCCGACTGGCGGAGGTCGTGGAAGCCGTGGTTGCGGGGCACCGCGATCGGCTTCCCGATCGGCACGATCCCGGCCGGCGGCGCCGACGTGGCCACTTTCCTGTCGTATGCCACCGAGCGCAAGCTGTCGAAGCACCGTGAGGAGTTCGGACGTGGCGCGATCGAGGGCGTGGCGGGTCCGGAGTCGGCGAACAACGCCGCCGCCGCCGGCGTGCTGGTGCCGCTGCTCACGCTCGGCCTGCCGACCACGGCGACCGCGGCGATCATCCTCACCGCGTTCCAGTCGTACGGCATCCAGCCGGGACCGCTGCTGTTCGAGAGCCAGTCGAACCTGGTGTGGGCGCTCATCGCGAGCCTGTACATCGGCAACGTGATCCTGATCGTGCTCAACCTGCCGCTGGTGGGCATGTGGGTGAAGCTGCTGCAGATCCCGCGGCCGTACCTGTACGCGGGCATCCTCCTGTTCGCGGTGTTCGGGGCCTACGCGCTGCACAGCTCGCCGTCCGACATCGTGATCCTGCTGATCGTCGGCATCCTCGGATACTTCATGCGGAGGTACGGCTACCCCGTCGCCCCGCTGGTGGTCGGGATGATCCTGGGACCGATGGCGGAGGAGCAGCTGCGGAAGGCGCTGCAGCTGAGCCAGGGCGACCTGAGCACCCTGGTGATGCAGCCGTTCGCGGCGATCGCCTACGGTGTGCTCGCGCTGCTGATCGTCGGCGGGCTGTGGCTGCGACGCCGTCAGCGCCGGTACGAGCAGGCGCTCACGGAGTCGATCGCGGTACCGATCAAGGCGGACTCCGAGGTGTGA
- a CDS encoding tripartite tricarboxylate transporter TctB family protein: protein MRVPASSGAEEQGVRVDHDGRPVRRSPSVPVGELVFAGIMVALGVFAVVGIFLIHVPVGMKAGPTVFPIFVSVILLASAVAVLIGVLRGERGGREEAEDIDESLPTDWVTLAKLAGLVVAHLLLIEPLGWAPAAALLFGGVAWSLAAKRWWMAFLIGIVVALVIQVVFSGLLGLSLPWGPALGWLGRMF from the coding sequence ATGAGGGTCCCCGCATCGTCGGGGGCCGAGGAGCAGGGGGTGCGGGTCGACCACGACGGTCGGCCCGTACGCCGCTCTCCCTCCGTCCCCGTCGGCGAACTCGTGTTCGCCGGAATCATGGTCGCGCTCGGTGTCTTCGCCGTCGTCGGCATCTTCCTGATCCATGTCCCGGTCGGCATGAAGGCCGGTCCGACGGTCTTCCCGATCTTCGTCTCGGTCATCCTGCTCGCCTCCGCCGTCGCCGTGCTGATCGGCGTGCTGCGCGGGGAGCGCGGGGGCAGGGAGGAGGCGGAGGACATCGACGAGAGCCTCCCGACCGACTGGGTCACGCTCGCCAAGCTGGCGGGTCTCGTCGTCGCGCACCTGCTCCTGATCGAGCCGCTGGGATGGGCTCCGGCCGCGGCCCTGCTGTTCGGGGGCGTCGCGTGGTCACTGGCCGCGAAGCGCTGGTGGATGGCCTTCCTCATCGGGATCGTGGTCGCGCTCGTGATCCAGGTCGTCTTCAGCGGTCTGCTCGGCCTGTCGCTGCCGTGGGGCCCCGCCCTCGGCTGGCTCGGAAGGATGTTCTGA
- a CDS encoding Bug family tripartite tricarboxylate transporter substrate binding protein, translated as MKNARIGTLAALAAVAALTLTSCAGGSAATDDGGGDAKAAEVTDVSIVVPADPGGGWDQTGRALSQVLTEDDLVNSAPVTNVGGAGGTVGLAQLANEKDPNTLMVMGLVMVGAVETNASAVRIEDTTPIARLTDEPLVVVVPADSKYDTLEDLVEDIVDNGQAVTITGGSAGGADHILAGLMLEEAGLDGAEIAEKLNYTPNSGGGEAVPLLIGGKVAAGISGVGEFAQHIESGALKALAVSSEEPVSQLPDVPTITEEGYDVVLTNWRGVIAPGGISDGEKDELVRVITELHESAAWTEQLETKGWTDAFLVGAEFDEFLTGNIEEVTATLKNIGLVQ; from the coding sequence ATGAAGAACGCACGCATCGGCACCCTGGCCGCCCTCGCGGCGGTGGCCGCACTCACCCTCACCTCCTGCGCCGGAGGCAGCGCAGCGACCGATGACGGCGGGGGAGACGCCAAGGCCGCCGAGGTCACCGACGTCTCGATCGTCGTCCCGGCCGATCCCGGCGGCGGGTGGGACCAGACCGGCCGCGCCCTGTCGCAGGTGCTCACGGAGGACGACCTCGTGAACTCCGCGCCCGTGACGAACGTGGGCGGCGCCGGCGGCACCGTCGGCCTCGCCCAGCTCGCCAACGAGAAGGACCCGAACACCCTCATGGTGATGGGGCTCGTCATGGTCGGCGCGGTCGAGACGAACGCCTCGGCGGTGCGGATCGAGGACACCACCCCGATCGCCCGCCTGACCGACGAACCGCTCGTGGTGGTGGTGCCGGCCGACTCGAAGTACGACACCCTCGAGGACCTCGTGGAGGACATCGTCGACAACGGTCAGGCGGTCACGATCACGGGCGGCTCGGCCGGCGGCGCCGACCACATCCTCGCGGGGCTCATGCTCGAGGAAGCGGGCCTCGACGGGGCCGAGATCGCCGAGAAGCTGAACTACACCCCGAACTCCGGCGGTGGCGAGGCCGTTCCGCTGCTCATCGGCGGCAAGGTGGCCGCGGGCATCTCGGGTGTCGGCGAGTTCGCGCAGCACATCGAGAGCGGTGCGCTCAAGGCGCTGGCGGTGTCGAGCGAGGAACCGGTGTCGCAGCTCCCCGACGTCCCGACCATCACGGAGGAGGGCTACGACGTGGTCCTGACCAACTGGCGCGGCGTGATCGCGCCCGGGGGGATCTCCGACGGGGAGAAGGACGAGCTGGTGCGGGTGATCACCGAGCTGCACGAGTCGGCGGCGTGGACCGAGCAGCTGGAGACCAAGGGCTGGACAGATGCGTTCCTGGTCGGCGCGGAGTTCGACGAGTTCCTCACCGGGAACATCGAAGAGGTCACGGCGACGCTGAAGAACATCGGTCTGGTGCAGTGA
- a CDS encoding PAS domain-containing protein → MASKMTLRVQLLVLQALIVFLVTLATGIVAGAFQEQALREAYKDRMQAVAQSIAALPVVLAAFDDVEPSTTIQPIAEVIREASDLAYVVVANADGIRYSHPNPARIGEKVSTDPSIPLSGEVYVGTQTGTLGTSWRVKVPIRDDRDEVIGTASVGILETELSEEFAGNLTWLISAMLAAAVLGVFGSAWVTSVIRRRIYRLEPHQIAALVKNQETTLHGLSEGVITVDGAGRITLVNDAAARFLGTDAAELDGAPASDVLGEELTTVLREGESAGRPVIVGSHVLVARSTGSDADGGGIGATLLLRDHTELHDVVRRVEAADAIIAFRQRFGIPKGLSAETLERVSTALSARPDASASEIGDDLDISRVSARRYLEHLASSGRATRALDYSTKGRPSTRYRMNGAV, encoded by the coding sequence GTGGCCTCGAAGATGACGCTCCGGGTGCAGCTGCTCGTGCTGCAGGCGCTGATCGTGTTCTTGGTGACCCTGGCCACGGGAATCGTCGCCGGCGCCTTCCAGGAGCAGGCGCTCCGCGAGGCGTACAAGGACCGGATGCAGGCCGTGGCCCAGTCGATCGCGGCGCTCCCCGTCGTCCTCGCCGCTTTCGACGACGTCGAGCCGTCGACGACCATCCAGCCGATCGCCGAGGTGATCCGCGAGGCCTCCGATCTCGCCTACGTCGTCGTGGCCAACGCGGACGGCATCCGGTACTCGCACCCGAACCCGGCACGGATCGGCGAGAAGGTCTCCACCGACCCCTCCATCCCGCTCTCCGGCGAGGTCTACGTGGGAACGCAGACGGGCACGCTCGGGACGTCCTGGCGGGTCAAGGTCCCGATCCGCGACGATCGCGACGAGGTCATCGGCACCGCGTCGGTCGGGATCCTGGAGACGGAGCTGAGCGAGGAGTTCGCCGGCAACCTCACCTGGCTCATCTCGGCGATGCTCGCTGCGGCCGTGCTCGGCGTGTTCGGGTCGGCCTGGGTGACGTCGGTGATCCGGCGCCGCATCTATCGGCTCGAGCCGCACCAGATCGCCGCCCTCGTGAAGAACCAGGAGACGACGCTGCACGGTCTGAGCGAAGGCGTGATCACGGTCGACGGCGCCGGACGCATCACCCTCGTCAACGACGCCGCGGCGCGCTTCCTCGGCACGGATGCGGCGGAGCTCGACGGCGCCCCGGCGAGCGACGTGCTGGGCGAGGAGCTGACGACCGTCCTGCGGGAGGGCGAATCGGCCGGGCGACCGGTGATCGTCGGCTCGCACGTCCTGGTCGCGCGGAGCACGGGCAGCGATGCGGACGGCGGCGGCATCGGGGCGACGCTGCTGCTGCGCGATCACACCGAGCTCCACGACGTCGTGCGCCGGGTGGAGGCCGCGGATGCGATCATCGCCTTCCGTCAGCGCTTCGGCATCCCCAAGGGCCTGAGCGCCGAGACGCTGGAACGCGTGTCGACGGCGCTCTCCGCCCGGCCGGATGCCTCCGCGAGCGAGATCGGCGACGACCTCGACATCTCCCGGGTCAGCGCGCGCCGATATCTGGAGCACCTCGCCAGCTCCGGGCGGGCCACCCGCGCGCTCGACTACTCGACGAAGGGCCGGCCGAGCACCCGCTACCGGATGAACGGCGCCGTCTGA
- a CDS encoding AMP-binding protein → MVRSTYPDVEIPEVSIHEFLFGGLDDAELDTVALVDGVSGATTTYRQLVGQIDLFAGALAERGVGVGTTVGVLCPNIPAFATVFHGILRAGATATTINSLYTADEIANQLTDAGATWLVTVSPLLPGAQAAAERLGFPADRVIVLDGAEGHPSLPELLGEGHRAPDVSFDPATHLAVLPYSSGTTGRPKGVMLTHRNLVANVSQCRPVLGVEASDRVLAVLPFFHIYGMTVLLNFALRQRAGLVTMPRFDLPEFLRIIAEHRTTWVFVAPPIAVALAKHPIVDQYDLSAVKVIFSGAAPLDGALASAVANRLGCIVTQGYGMTETSPAVNLISETRGDIDRSSIGPLVPNTEARLVDPDTGTDVTVPDDGASEPGELWVRGPQVMVGYLNRPEATAEMLDADGWLHTGDVATVTHDGIYRIVDRLKELIKYKGYQVAPAVLEAVLLEHPAIADAAVIGAFDEDGQEVPKAFVVRQPDAELDEDAVMAHVAAHVAPHEKVRQVEFIDVIPKSSSGKILRKDLRAR, encoded by the coding sequence ATGGTTCGCAGCACCTATCCCGACGTGGAGATCCCCGAGGTCTCCATCCACGAGTTCCTCTTCGGCGGCCTCGACGACGCCGAGCTCGACACGGTCGCCCTCGTCGACGGGGTGAGCGGAGCGACCACGACCTACCGACAGCTGGTCGGGCAGATCGACCTCTTCGCCGGCGCCCTCGCCGAGCGCGGCGTGGGCGTGGGCACCACCGTCGGCGTGCTGTGCCCGAACATCCCGGCCTTCGCGACCGTGTTCCACGGCATCCTCCGCGCCGGAGCGACCGCGACCACCATCAACTCCCTCTACACCGCGGACGAGATCGCCAACCAGCTCACCGATGCGGGTGCGACCTGGCTCGTGACGGTGTCCCCTCTGCTGCCCGGCGCCCAGGCCGCCGCGGAGAGACTCGGCTTCCCGGCCGACCGCGTCATCGTGCTCGACGGCGCCGAGGGTCACCCGTCGCTCCCCGAGCTGCTGGGCGAGGGACACCGTGCACCGGATGTCTCCTTCGACCCGGCGACGCATCTGGCCGTGCTCCCCTACTCCTCCGGCACGACCGGACGGCCCAAGGGCGTCATGCTCACGCACCGGAACCTCGTCGCCAACGTGTCGCAGTGCCGACCGGTCCTCGGCGTCGAGGCGAGCGACCGCGTCCTGGCCGTGCTGCCCTTCTTCCACATCTACGGGATGACCGTGCTGCTGAACTTCGCCCTGCGGCAGCGTGCAGGACTCGTCACGATGCCCCGGTTCGACCTCCCCGAGTTCCTCCGGATCATCGCGGAACATCGCACCACGTGGGTGTTCGTCGCCCCGCCGATCGCCGTCGCCCTCGCGAAGCATCCGATCGTCGACCAGTACGACCTGTCCGCGGTGAAGGTGATCTTCTCCGGCGCCGCGCCCCTCGACGGAGCGCTCGCGTCGGCCGTGGCGAACCGGCTCGGCTGCATCGTGACGCAGGGCTATGGGATGACCGAGACCAGCCCGGCCGTGAACCTCATCTCGGAGACGCGCGGCGACATCGATCGCTCGAGCATCGGCCCCCTCGTGCCCAACACCGAGGCACGGCTGGTCGACCCGGACACCGGGACGGATGTGACCGTTCCCGATGACGGCGCCAGCGAGCCCGGCGAGCTGTGGGTGCGCGGACCCCAGGTCATGGTCGGCTACCTGAACCGCCCGGAGGCCACGGCCGAGATGCTCGACGCCGACGGGTGGCTGCACACCGGCGACGTCGCGACCGTCACGCATGACGGCATCTACCGCATCGTCGACCGACTCAAGGAGCTCATCAAGTACAAGGGCTACCAGGTCGCCCCGGCCGTGCTCGAAGCCGTGCTGCTGGAGCATCCCGCCATCGCCGACGCCGCCGTGATCGGCGCGTTCGACGAAGACGGGCAGGAGGTGCCGAAGGCCTTCGTGGTGCGCCAGCCCGACGCGGAGCTCGATGAGGACGCCGTGATGGCGCATGTCGCGGCCCACGTCGCGCCGCATGAGAAGGTGCGGCAGGTCGAGTTCATCGACGTGATCCCCAAGTCCAGCTCGGGCAAGATCCTCCGCAAGGACCTTCGCGCCCGCTGA
- the rplQ gene encoding 50S ribosomal protein L17 has product MPKPTKGPRLGGGPAHERLMLANLAAALYTHKSIKTTETKAKRLRPLAERLITFAKRGDLHARRRVLSVIGDKEVVHILFSEIAPLVAEREGGYTRITKVGNRKGDNAPMAVIELVLEPVTPKAKSTKKAAAPKAEKAEKPAEVVEEAPAEEAPVEEAPAEETAGAESQAEGEAAEAAAEDAVEKKSE; this is encoded by the coding sequence ATGCCCAAGCCCACTAAGGGTCCCCGCCTCGGAGGCGGCCCCGCACACGAGCGCCTCATGCTTGCCAACCTCGCGGCGGCGCTCTACACCCACAAGTCGATCAAGACGACCGAGACCAAGGCCAAGCGCCTTCGTCCGCTCGCCGAGCGTCTGATCACCTTCGCCAAGCGTGGCGACCTGCACGCGCGTCGTCGCGTGCTGTCGGTCATCGGTGACAAGGAAGTCGTGCACATCCTGTTCTCCGAGATCGCGCCGCTCGTCGCCGAGCGCGAGGGTGGCTACACCCGCATCACGAAGGTCGGCAACCGCAAGGGCGACAACGCTCCGATGGCCGTGATCGAGCTCGTCCTCGAGCCCGTCACCCCGAAGGCGAAGTCGACCAAGAAGGCCGCCGCTCCGAAGGCCGAGAAGGCTGAGAAGCCGGCCGAGGTCGTCGAGGAGGCTCCCGCTGAGGAGGCTCCCGTCGAAGAGGCTCCTGCTGAGGAGACCGCCGGCGCCGAGTCGCAGGCCGAGGGCGAAGCAGCCGAGGCTGCCGCCGAGGACGCTGTCGAGAAGAAGTCCGAGTAA